The following proteins are co-located in the Arctopsyche grandis isolate Sample6627 chromosome 3, ASM5162203v2, whole genome shotgun sequence genome:
- the LOC143909280 gene encoding uncharacterized protein LOC143909280, which yields MEKKIDSRNGAKSGEKNKKKRKTRIEDGQRKPHSSYLAAASASVSKPPADPQKRAMDYIHCLLMLFKCRGDAFAYKYKLGTSIEDAMKFGDLVFFYTKDDQEYYRCLQSIHTTTKKKSIDLNKLVTDANSDFSLVRYFFSYIDLKQQDLFKKLINRDVIVYTNIPLNLESIIGPKMVSEETWEMLNVKKGDYKKKLKDLVTMVEEPDDILDVMEEKNQYRFNDIIVPTLKPKINNFNMTRVSLNLIKWLEKKETHLTEHLVKPYWGFLAKYVFDVDAKKLYDDFFNGTVNEEVQIFRNVFISALNKKDLTIKELNALVSDVVIFPDWETSHDIDLNNVIVDDDIKDFLKQFVLAVNQPSCEELNAIIKKEFTDRKRKMLEDHKNEAIRRFFNNMLNDLCKKVLKAEGEDDEEEDTDTETEESEEEEEEEEEEKEEEVDEKLKEALGSSLYIQFDLKEPDKFFIGREKQMQDMHDKIKRIQSNPNEVQMAMINGPSGIGKTELVRAYIQKHGLAHFDKNVIWINGQCWASIERSFNRLAVDKLMISPINENGTVKKTEKLLEDVYEMLGHRKCLVVMDGVTSQEDVENYMPKTKIAPYQPFFLITATNLTWKPRESSGTTSRDEMMRVISRMLRGMEVPD from the exons atggaaaagaaaatagattCCAGGAACGGTGCGAAAAGTggggagaaaaataaaaaaaagag aaaaactAGGATAGAAGATGGACAACGAAAGCCTCACTCATCTTACCTTGCTG CTGCTTCAGCTTCAGTTTCAAAACCACCAGCAGATCCTCAAAAACGTGCAATGGACTATATCCATTGCCTTTTAATGCTGTTCAAGTGCAGAGGCGACGCCTTtgcatacaaatacaaattgggAACAAGCATAGAAGACGCAATGAAGTTCGGCGATTTGGTATTCTTTTACACCAAAGACGACCAAGAATACTACAGATGTCTTCAATCCATCCACACAACGACCAAAAAGAAATCAATCGATCTAAACAAACTCGTAACAGACGCAAACAGTGACTTTAGCCTAGTCAGATACTTCTTTTCATACATCGACCTGAAGCAACAGGATCTGTTCAAGAAGTTAATTAACAGAGACGTAATTGTATATACTAACATTCCACTCAATCTAGAGAGTATCATCGGGCCGAAGATGGTAAGTGAAGAGACTTGGGAAATGTTAAATGTTAAAAAGGGCGATTACAAAAAGAAGTTGAAAGATTTGGTGACAATGGTCGAAGAACCTGATGACATTTTAGACGTGATGGAAGAGAAGAATCAATACAGATTCAACGACATCATTGTGCCGACTCTGAAGCCAAAGATTAACAATTTCAATATGACTAGAGTTTCTTTGAATCTGATCAAATGGTTAGAAAAGAAGGAGACGCATCTTACGGAGCATTTAGTCAAACCTTATTGGGGATTTTTAGCAAAATACGTCTTTGATGTTGATGCAAAAAAACTATATGACGATTTTTTTAATGGAACTGTCAATGAAGAAGTTCAAATATTCCGCAACGTCTTCATATCGGCTTTGAACAAAAAAGATCTAACTATTAAAGAACTCAATGCATTGGTTTCTGATGTTGTAATCTTCCCCGATTGGGAAACGTCGCATGATATCgatttaaataatgttattgTAGACGACGATATCAAAGATTTTTTGAAGCAATTTGTACTAGCAGTTAATCAGCCAAGTTGTGAAGAATTGAATGCTATAATTAAAAAGGAATTTACAGACAGAAAGCGAAAAATGTTAGAAGATCATAAAAACGAGGCAATACGTCGATTCTTTAACAACATGTTGAATGATTTATGTAAGAAAGTATTGAAAGCAGAAGGAGAGGATGACGAAGAAGAAGACACAGATACAGAAACAGAAGAATCAGAAGAGGAAGAGGAAGAGGAAGAAGaggaaaaagaagaagaagtagACGAGAAATTGAAAGAAGCTCTTGGTagttcattatacatacaattcgaCCTAAAAGAACCCGATAAGTTCTTTATAGGCAGGGAAAAGCAGATGCAAGATATGCACGATAAGATTAAGCGTATTCAGAGCAATCCAAATGAGGTCCAGATGGCGATGATAAACGGCCCATCTGGAATTGGGAAAACGGAACTTGTCAGAGCTTATATCCAGAAACACGGCTTAGCCCACTTCGACAAGAACGTTATATGGATAAATGGACAGTGTTGGGCGAGTATAGAGCGAAGTTTCAACAGATTGGCGGTTGATAAGTTGATGATTTCACCGATCAACGAAAATGGAACCGTCAAAAAGACCGAAAAATTGTTGGAGGACGTTTACGAGATGCTCGGACACCGGAAGTGTCTGGTTGTAATGGATGGGGTTACATCTCAGGAAGATGTCGAGAATTACATGCCGAAGACGAAAATAGCACCTTATCAACCCTTCTTTTTGATAACTGCTACTAATTTGACTTGGAAGCCACGTGAGAGCAGTGGCACGACTTCTAGGGATGAGATGATGAGGGTCATCTCGAGGATGTTGCGAGGGATGGAAGTTCCTGATTAA